One Drosophila teissieri strain GT53w chromosome X, Prin_Dtei_1.1, whole genome shotgun sequence genomic window, GTTGCCCCCGGTGTCTCTTGTGTTCTGCTTTTCCCCATCGACCATTGATGCTTCTACTGCTCTTGCTGTTCTCCCCACTGGCACCCACAATCCTAATCCTAATCCGACGGCGGCCTCAGTACATGCATTTGCTATCTTGATGGCCGACTGCGATGCCATTTCTACCGGGGCGGCAGACGGCGCACGGGAGCGCGGATTTTGCGGCGTGCCATCTGGGAATTCTGCGCCGAATTGCCGGCGGCTGGCGGATTGAAGCTGCGGATTAACAATGGATTAGTATCAAATTTGGCTAGCGATCTTCGAGACTCCCGcgggcggctgctgctgcggagcGAGTATATGTTGTCACACAACCGCAGAGTGGGCAAAAAACGTAAATTGAACAAATTATTATGGATACGAAATGCTGTGAACATAACGAAACAATATGGAACAGAACACACAATTAAGACGaacacaataaacaatatGACAGTCACAGGATATAGAAAATCCTATATCCTATTTAGACAGTGGTGCATAAAACATTGTACAATGCAGCTCGATTCCttgggggaaatggaaatggatgcGTTGGGAACTATaatcattataaaatatacaaatcgATTTTAGTTGTAACTTGAGACCAGTTTATATGATAAAAATGATTgaattatatacttttcattATGTGCTTTTTAAAAATCAGCGCAAACCAGGTTTTTATGCacgtaaaatgtaaatgtataataattaATGGTTTTAAGAATGAATTAAACTTATTATtctttaaaaacatattttaattaaatcgcatGATTTTAAACCAATGCCAACGTattgaaaaccatttaaagtgATAAAACCAATCTCTTTTTTTGGGCAATTGTTTTGAAACATGTTCTAGCCTGTTGAAACTGCTTTTAAAAATTGGGATATAGAACGGTATGCATGAACAATCTTGTTAATGTTTATGTTATGCATGTGTAAATATGATCATAGGTTTCGGGGAAgtaacattatttttttaaacaaaaacgaaacaaatggGACGCACATAAAACGAAAGccttaaaaattaatttaacaaatgcaattataatGCAGCTGTGTGGgtagttgtgtgtgtgtgtgtgtgcgtgtgtttctCCGATTGTGTTGGTAAAAGGACCAATTCAAAGTACGAAAAGAGGGAGATTGCAACAGAAAGAGCGTTATCTTCTCCCTGTCTCGTTCTCTTTTGAAGCCGCTCATGTGTCGGTCTCGCTCGCATGTATGGCAGCCACCCGCCAACGGATCATCCGTCTCTGTCTTACTTACGCAAATATATTGGCTGGCGCTGGGGAACCGGCGCTAAATTGGAACGGTGCATTGGCATTCGGCGTGGACTGCAAGAagaatatttttggttttttttccttGGTAAGTTGGTTTTGTATAGCAAGTaattttggtttgggtttttttttgttttattggaCGGATCACGATGGTTGGATGGGTATTAGTTGCTTCGTTTTGATTATGTACAACTTGGAAATTGGATGGAAATTGCTATATGAAGAATGACAActgctgtgcgtgtgtgtgtggtgtatgttgtgtatgtgtgtgtgtggaaggtGGAGGCTGGTGTGCATCCGTGAGAGCTTGTCAAAAATATACCGTAAACGCATGCTAGACTACACTTGAAACAATTGGCACATAGAACAGAATATAACTAGTTGCACAAGTTCtacttttgattttaattggtATCATTTGACAAGCCCTGCGACACATGCGTTTCGAGCCAACGTCTTAGAACTACAGAAATGCGTTAAACTAAGCATGCGTATTAAATTAATGCTAAAGATAATGGAGCAAGATGAGAAAAGCACGATACAAATAATGGTTTTTGTGAGTTTCATACACGGCGAGCGCCAAAGAAATTGTGGATTACCTTTATTTTAGAGAATCCTATACTATGTGGTCTCGAAAACCctatatttcaaaaaaattaacatCTACTGCAGTAATATGTACTAATAACGTAATATGTTGTTGATTAAACTCTACGTATAAAAtctttaattagttttgatAGAACTTCGATTAGAACTTTGTTCTATATGTACTATAAAAACTACAATTAGTTATATACAATTGATTCTCCGCAGATTTCTTTGGCATTCCCCGTAGTATACGTACACATAGCATGGCATAAAGTACTGAGTATTAGCAATCGGGTATCGTTAAAATAGAGTCGGCGAAACTCTCTGGATATCGATCATGTCTTCGCATTACCTGCATCTGCGGCGCCCCGGCCGCAAAGTTATACATGGGCATGCCGCCGGCGGAGGAGTTGCTGGCCCCGCCCACACCACTGGCTGGGTTACTGGCCGCCGGTTGCGGACCACCGAATTGGAAGATGCGCGGCTGCGACTGCTTTCCGATTCGAATTCATTTTCAGATCCATTCGGTTTATTTTCATGTTCATTTTGTGGGCAgttcattttcatattcatttaGCAGGTGGTTTGGTAATTATAATCATAGGTAGTAGTAGTAGGATGGATGGTAGTAAAGTTGATTCGTGCCCGTGCCCACagagttttcgtttttttttttttcagtacAAAGGGTGTACATTATAGATTTACGGAAGTTGCGTAGTTAAGGTAGTGTATACATTAAATTACGTGGTATACGACAATAGTTTTTTAACAGTAACAACACGCACGACCGTTTTGTGTAGAAAGGGTTGtggaaaaagataaaaaagaaaaggagagaagaatacaaataaatatatatatatatatatagagatatatgtatatatgtatacaagtTAAGAGGTAAAATCAATACGGTGAGTAGTTCTAAATCAATATAGAAAATCGGTCAGGTAGGTTAGGGGGATCGATTGATTATTGAGCGCATTGTTATTATCGCTATTACGGGGGCATGCAAGTCggaaaattaaaaggaaatatgACGGACAGCTACAACTACAAACAACcgcaaacaaatttgcatgGATGAaactgagtgagtgagtgagtgtgtgatCGATCTACTTCATCATCTCAGCTCAGGCTCAGCTCCCATCGATCACCTTTTGGTTTTACTGGGAATTCTTTTTAAGTTGATCAGGTGGTTATTGGGCTACTTATTGGAGTTGAGTGGAAATCGTATACTTACATCGCCACTGGAGAGATTAGTGGCCGCCGTATTGGCCGAGAAGTTGTAGGTTGGCGCAGGAGCAGTTGAGCTCGCCGCTGAGCCCGTGAAGTTGAACGCTGGTTTGGCTAGTGGCTCATTGGTGCTGCTTCCGAAATTAAATGGTGCACTTGAGGCCTGTAACGTGCAACAAAGCGGTTTGGATAAATACAGAATAATATTCGTATAAATGTACTTACAGCTGGCgtggctgcagttgctccgCCAAAGTTAAATGCTCCTGGTACCGCtgtggcagctgcagccgctCCGAATCCTCCGCTTGTGATGGTGCTTCCGCTGCCGAAGACGGGCGCAGCCGCAGCAATTGGCGTGGGATTGCAAAAGATGCTGGCCAACGGAGCAGCGGCTGTTGCCGCGGGTGTTGTAGCTGCAGGAGTTCCTGCTGCCACTAGGGAGTTGCCCACATTGCCGAATACCGCAGGAAGGACTCCATTGCCGCCTAAACTGCCTGCCGCCGGCGTGGCTGCAGTGGTAGTGGTCGCCGTGGATCCGAATGGTAGACTAGTGGTTCTGGTGGTGTTACTGCTGGAAAGTCCAAACATGGGACTGCTGAGGAATATCGAATTCGTTATCGTCGAGGCCGAAGTGGAAGGCACCGCTGCACTGGTGACCGCAATGCTGTTGCTCTTAGCCGCAGCGCCATTGCTTGACCAGCCGAAGCTGGATGTTGCCGTCGTTCCCGAACCGGAGGAAGCACCAAAGGTGAATGGGTTGACTGCGCTGCTGGTGGTCGTCTCCGTTTTATTTTCACCCCAATTGCCAAAGACTTGGGGGGTCGAGGTGGACGCAAAGCTGGGAGCAATGgagttggtggtgctggtggtggcactcacactggagctggagtttgCCGTGGTGCTAACTGCTGCTCCGAAGATGGAGCTTACGCTAGAGTTGGCTGGCGTTGGTGGTGCGGCCGCTGTTGTCTGGCCAAAGAAGAAGGTTCCAGTGTTTTGTGTGCTCGCTGGTTTTGACTGACTTCCAAAGCTAAAGCCGCCACCTGGAGCTGGTGCCGTGGTGGCTGCCGCTGGAGCTGGAGTAGATGCCGGGGTAAAAGCCAAGGCTGTCGTAGAGGTTGTCGTCGTTGTTACGGTGCTGGAGGAAACACCAAAACTCAGGGTTGGCGCCTTGGCCGCTGGCTGTTGGCTACTGGTGCTGCTTACGGCACTGCCAGCTCCGGAAAAGCTGAACATGGGCTTAACGGCCGTGGGATTCGCACTAGTGCTGGCCGTCGAACTGGAAACAGTGGAGGATGATGATGGAGCGCCAAAGCTGAAGCCACCCAAAGCGGgagtggtgctggtggtgctggttgtGGTGGTGATTGAGCTGGCCGTAGTTGCGGTAGTTGGAGCCTTGAATACATCCTGGAGGGCtggtgctgcagctggagctgttGCCTCTGAGCTGGATGTGGCCGTTGTTTCCTTAATGTCTGTCTTAAAGCTCACCGTCTTGGGCTGTTCCACTTTGCTCACTCCAAACGAAAAGGTCTTCGGGGCCTCCGTCTTCTTGCTGTCCGCCACATCCTTACCCTGATTGCTTTGGCTGACACCAAAGCTAAATTGAGTGGGAGCTGGTGCAGGAGTAGTCGTTTCCACAGCTGGCTTGACAACCTCCTTTACAGTAGCAAATCCAAAACTAAACTTCGGTACCGAAATGGCTGCGGAGTTGGCCGTTCCGCTGCTGCCGGAGCCAGACGAAATAGTTGTTGATGTGGCGGCAAGGCTGGATGCTCCCGGCTTCAGCTGCTCACAGCAGATGCATGAGGTTCGCGACATATCATTCTGTGCCATGCATGCATCGCAGTCCCAACTGGCTGTTTTTTGGGCTGCCACCAGCTGCTGAAATGCCGCATCCTGCTTGGGCACCTTACTTGCTAGTCCTGGCTTACAGCCATACATAGAGCTTTCGTTCGTGGAGCTAATGCTGACGATAGATCCCGAAGCGACTGATCCAGATGATGATCCTGAGGAGGATCCGGATGAGGATCCGGATGAAGATACGGAGGACGATGTCGAGGAGAAGCACGAGGATGGACTCCGGGCGGACTCGCTATTGTTGCTTCTCGCCTGTGAATTTGGCGTTTGACAGGCAACGCATTCAGCAACACCCGACTTGTTCATCACCAGGCACGACTGGCACTCCCACGTGTTGGGCTTTGGCTTGAAGGCCAAACCAAAACCGACTGACACATTGTTGTTGATCGTCGGGAAGCTGTTAACTGTTGGAGCCGCAGATTTTCGGGGAGTCTCACAGGCAATGCATTTGCTGGCTTCGGCCTTATTAGACAGCATGCATGCATCGCATTCCCAGGCAGCCGATGATTTCTTGAAGCGATCCCCAAAGCCATCCGTAGCCATACGAGGAGGCACAACACCTAGATTACCGAAAGTGGGAACTGCGCCTGGTTTGGCTGACTCACAGGCCACACACTTGCTGACCTCGACTTTGTTGCGCACCAGGCACACAGAGCACTCCCACTCGTTGCTTTTCGCATTTGTGATCAGCGGAGTGAAGCTGTTGACCTTTGGTGCAGCAGTTTTCCTTGGAGTCTCGCAGGCAATGCATTTGCTGGCTTCAGCCTTATTCGAAAGCATGCAGGCATCGCAGTCCCAGGCAGTgcttgatttcttgaagcgATCCCCAAAACCACCGAAACTTTGTGCCACAATAGCTGCcgtgggtggtggtgcttgggcagaagcagcagatgCTCCCGGCTTGGCCGTCTCACAGGCTACACACTTGTTGGCCTCGGGCTTGTTACGCACCATACACGTATCACACTCCCACTCCTTGGATGACTTTTTAAACTGCTCACCGAATCCCAGAGACGGTGTTCCGTTTATAGTTGGCTGCGACTGTTTCGTTGTAATGACATCATCCAGCGAAGCCGGTGCCGGGAAGGTATATTTGCGACTGATCTTCGGTTTGGCGATGCAGTTCTCCTGCAAGTGCGTCAAAGGTGTGGGTGCCGAGAAGGTGAATGTGCGTCCAGTTGGTTTACTAATTGCGGAAACGTTTCCATTGGCAGAGAAGTTTACAAATGGTGCCGCAGGCTGCGGTTTAGCCAGGAAGcattgctgcagcagcttggATTTTGTAGTAGAgaggttgctgctgctacttttGCTACTTGGGATTGGGACGGTGGAAGATGGCTTTGATACCACTGGTACCGTGGGTTTAATGACCAAGTCAAACTTTGGCGCGCTTGCCATGTCTGGAAAGCTGATCTGTGGAAGGTCCAGCGGCGGGGGTGCTTCCTCTTGCTCCGTCCGTGGCTCCTTGTTGCGCGTCTGGTGCGAAAGACGCGAACGCATCTTGTTTGTGTGGTGACTATGGCTAGCCGGCTGATCTATCGGAGCAACATATGGTACAGGTTGCTTGGGCTTCTCCTGGTTGTTTTCCGTACGAACACGAATGCTCTGGCTGTGAACCACATCTCGCGAGTTCTGGGTAACGCGGTGCAGACGACGGCGTTCCAGAAGCTGCTGCATCGTCGGCACCAGCAGTTTGTTTGAGCGCAGTTCAGCTAATTCGTTAGCAAGATTTGGCACCGGAACATTGCGGCTGGCATTCATGGTACACGAATACGGGGTGGCGGACGTACCCTGCCGCAGTTGGCGACTGCTTTGGTGCTCCTTGAGGGTGCTGCCCATGCGCTTGGCATCGATCAATGGCGTGGAGTAGCTGTCCAGCAGGTTGAGAATGCGCAGTGTGGTGTTCGACAGCCCGGAACCGGGATTCTTACTGCCACCATGGCCCACAGATGTCTCCGAAAGGCTGGCGGAGTCGGAAGGTCGCATGTCTACCGCTTTCATACCGTATCCTATACCACCAGTCAAGGAACCCTGCAGCGGATGCGCCGGTGAACTGCCGGCAGAATTGAGAGCCAACGTTGAGGATGCAGCGGAGGAGCTCAGATTGCTGCGACTGAAGATGCGATTGTTGGCGGAATTGCCGCCAAAGGTGGTGCGTCCCTGGTAAAAGGGCGAGCTGGAGGCAGATGCAGAGCCTGAATTTGAGGCACTGCGACTCAGCAGACGACTGTCGCTTAGTGCCGACGTACTGCCGTATATGGACGCATTGAAGCGACGTCGTTGGTTAAGGGAATTCAGCGACCACGTGGAATTCCGGTGCGATGGCTGTGCGGCGGAGTTGCTCCTGTTGAATATTGACTTGGAGCTCTGCAGATTTCCGTAAAATTCTaaattgctgttgctgttatgATGCGACGGCCGCAGTCCATCGTGGCCTTCGCCATTGTTATGGTATTCGTTCATATCGCTCTCGGACTGCGAATCTCCACCAGCTCCGGCGGCCACCGACAGTTCAGTTCGTCTTGATTTTGACTTAATgacattgttgttattattattattgttgctagtgttgttgttggtccTGCTTATTCTCAGCAAATGATTGATGTGATCTTCCGAACTTATGGCCAGTCCAATTCCCGTCTCATCCATTGTAAGATCCCGACGATCGGTTCGCTGGCCTATAAGCGATGGTCGCTTGTGGTTAGGAAGGCTGGAGAGGCTGTTGTGGCTGGTggcgttgctgctgcctccGAAAGGTATGTTCAGCGAACGGCGGATgctaaaatgatttaaaagaTTGCATTGTTAGATTGTCATAGGTTTTAATCTTCaaaagctaattaaaatgtcggtttattttatattcagtttTGGCAATAACCGGGATCCAGTGTAAGAATGTTTTATATGGATAATGTGAAACAAGTAAAGTAACTGGACTGCAGTAACATACCTGTGTGGCAGATCCCCGGTGCTTCCCTCGGCGGCTTCGTTACCCGTGAAGAAGTTGTACGCGGGCTCGCGCTGCCGTAGACTGCTATACAAATTGAGGTGGTTGCGCCGGTGTGGAGCCAACTGGCTGCCACTCTTGTACatctgggaggtggaggagctgGTGGCAGCCGCGAGCGGAGCAGCAGGCGTGGATGACAATAAGGGCAGACGACGCATGTTGGGCAAATTGACAGTGGTCTCAAGCTGGATGGAATTTAAGAATAAATGGGCAATGTAGACAGGATTTAAGATGTGACCTTACCTCCAGGCGTCGACGCTTGGGCTGCACGGCGGCGGACTGTAGGAGATTCTCCTGCTCTTCATCGTCATCCTCCTCATCGccttcgtcgtcgtcctcctccagTTCATCCTCCTCGGCCTCATCCTCATCACCGccggcagctgcaacagccCCGGCTCGCTTGCGCAGCAGGAACACATTGTACTCGCTGCGCCGCGTCTGCTCATCCTCGGCGGCCAGGTCGTGCTCGGCTATGTTGTCGGCCAGGGCCACCTCCTCGTAGTTAAGGCCTTTGGCATCGGAGCCATCATCAAGATCGTCGGCTGCATCGGCATCCGCTTCTGCGAGCATTATCCGACGGCGTCCACGTTTCCGCTTGGTAGTGGAGCGTCCATTGGATTGTCGTGGCTGTGACTGGCGGACACTAGCTGGGGAGGATAGGGCCTCGGGGCCACCCTTGGACGACGGCGAAAACCAACCGCTCAAGGAGGCGGGCAGAATGCTGGACACGCGCATCTTCATTTTGCCCATGATGGACTGCAATTGGAATTGGATCGGAGTGTGCTATTTGATGGAAACCAAGTCGTTGTCGACTGTACTtacgttgttgttgccagACTGCTGGGCTCCCGCCGAGGAttcatcctcctcctcttctcCTTCCTCGGGCAGCTCCTTGAGCGGCGTCAGAGGATGCAGTTTGGCCAATTCGGCTTGCGAGGATTCCCTTTGCTCCTGTCCATCCTCCATTATGCCACTTTAGTTTCGACTCTCCTTTTTAGCCGGCGAAGCAACGGCACAAAAGGGAGATGCAATAAGCGAAAAAGAAGCGCCGCcgcacacacaacaacaaaacgtaagtaaaaaaaaaaactaaaaaaaaaaagcacacactGTTGCAATTCCTGCCAgtgagtttgtgtgtgtgcgtgtataaTGTTCGCTCACTCGTTCTCACACTACCGCTCCGCTCTCTATCCTTCCttctctgtctgtctgtgcGTGTGTAAACGTATGAGTGCGCTTACGCACGCCGTcgtggttttctttttttttttatttctcttttttcgtACCGCCGAGATTTTACACACGCGgcgttatttttaaataatattctgtTTGGCGCCACAAACTGACAGCGTTTGATCAGGATTTGGCTTCTTGACCACCACTGAAGAACAAATTCTGGGCACTAGCCCTGCAAAATTAGAGGCGGGAAAAAAGGATTGAATACCGAATTCGGGCGAAGCGTTCCGAGGTTCTTGCTTTTGGATTTGCCTTTACCGCTTTCCCGCATGCCGCTCgctttctttaatattttcaaatttttcgGATCTGCCGGACACCGCCTGTCAgatttgatatatatttttaattttatcacCTTCCTTTTGTCTTTGTGCTTCTTCCGCTTGCACACACTGCTTTCGCAATTCTTCGTTCCTCTTCTTCACGCtctgctcacacacacacacgcgcgctgCGAATCGGTACCAATTTTGGCATTTTACTGCGGTCAAATGCACGCTTTTGATTACAATTTAACGTTTGCCACTGGTCGCGTTCAGTTTTTTGATTGTTGCGCGAGCATAATGCAACGCCGATTTGCAACAAACGGAgtttcacaaaaaaaagcacGATTTGATTTGGGAAAAAACGCGTGTGTGGCCACAGTGTAGAGCTGGAACCAAAATCGATGTTTGCTCGATACTATCGGTGTCTCGGACAGCGTGTTCTAATCGATACTTTTCAGTCGTTGTCGATTACTTTCACGGTTACGGTTTGAAAGTCTTTAGttagcaaatattttgaaatgggAATGAACTGCTATACTGGTGTATAACTTAACAATCAGAATTTATAGGAATACTCATTTACTCGTTTACCAGTCTAGTTTCAAGTTTGACATATATGTCAACCGCACTCGATTGTTTTCTCATTTGATTTCCAAGGAATTGTAGTGGTTAAGAAGAAATCTCCTATATTTCTAAAAGTTGAagtgccttttttttttaatatatcatTAACTCTTAGTGATTATACTGAAGTTTAAATATAGCACTCATATTAATCGATAGTTGTCCTAAAAATTATTTCCAGCTAGTCAAAATGCAGCGAGTGCTAGTGTGACCATAGGCTGAGCAAAACAAATActagaaaatttaaataaaggtGTGAAATATAGGCGCCAAAtctgaaatgcaaatataactGAGATTATAGTTagttattaaataagtttttgaataaatagAAACTTTCTTGTTGAATTTGGCTAACCATTCAAAAATAGATATATTTAACTGGTGCTTACCTCTAACAAATGACTTTGTCCTTTCTTActgtacattttaaattgtattattaaacaattaatattACTTATGAGCGCCTAAGGAACTAACGTTTTTAGggctgcaaaataaataccGCTAATCGATAGCGTCATCAGGTCAGTTTTGCCATCCCTatgtgttgttattgttgtttccTCGTTTTTGTGGcacagttgttgttgctgctgctgggcaaacAAGTGTTAAACCTATTTGTGCTGCAATATTTTCAGCAATTACCGACCGCCCTCGCCGCTGTTCACCACCCAACTTAACCAGTAACCCAGATTGGAGCAACAAAATCCAAAGAGGCAAAAAGAATTGACTTACACAATAAAACCCTAATCGGTTGggtaaacaatttaattgctgTGAGCAGCCAGCTGGGGTAATCTCTTCGATTTGTCAAGTCCAGCAATAATGAGCCAACCGGAGGCTAGCAAGACACCCAAGATCCCGGACTCGGAACCGGATGGAGCGAAGGGCAAAGGGAAGCAACAGCTGGAAACTTATCGGGTGTATGTGGTCACCTGGAATGTGGGCAGTCGCTTTCCGGAGAACATATCCCTCCGCCATCTGCTGGGACTGCAGGATGTGACGATGGACAAGGAGACGAAGGAGACTAATGCCCACATGCCGGATATCTACGCCTTGGGCCTCCAGGAGGTCAATGcccagccgcagcaacaggtGTTGGGACTGTTCAAGGAGGATCCGTGGACGCACAAGGCTAAAGAACTGCTGCGTAAATACGACTATGTGGCCGTAAAGACCGAGCAGATGCAGGGACTGCTTCTCAGCATGTTTGTGAGGCGGCAGCACGTTGAGCACTTGCAGGACATCGAGGCGGAGTTCACAAGGACCGGTTTCGGTGGCATTTGGGGCAACAAGGGCGCCGTCAGTGTCAGATTCACTCTTTATGGCTGCGGCTTGGCCTTCGTGGTGGCCCATCTGGCTGCCCACGACGACCACCTGGACGAGCGCATCGATGACTACAAGCAGATCCTGGAGAATCATCACTACCATGTCAAGCGGTATAGGGAGATCTACGATCACGACTATGTCTTCTGGTTTGGCGATCTGAACTTCCGACTGCAGGGTAACGATTCTTCGACGGAAGTGCGCGAGCTGCTACGCGATGAGGCCCAGCACGAGGCCCTAATCCAGCGGGATCAATTGTACCAGGTCCGCGAGAAGTCGCAGCAGGCCTTTCAGGTTTTGCAGGAGCGACTGCCCGCCTTTCCGCCCACCTTCAAGTTTCGCGAGGGCACCTCCGAGTACGACCTGAAGCGGCGGCCAGCCTGGACGGATCGGATCATGTACGCAGTGCAGCCGCTGAACAGGCAACCGGGCATGCAGCTGTCCATCGAACAGTGCTCGTACAAGTCCCAT contains:
- the LOC122625265 gene encoding nuclear pore complex protein Nup153 isoform X2, producing the protein MEDGQEQRESSQAELAKLHPLTPLKELPEEGEEEEDESSAGAQQSGNNNSIMGKMKMRVSSILPASLSGWFSPSSKGGPEALSSPASVRQSQPRQSNGRSTTKRKRGRRRIMLAEADADAADDLDDGSDAKGLNYEEVALADNIAEHDLAAEDEQTRRSEYNVFLLRKRAGAVAAAGGDEDEAEEDELEEDDDEGDEEDDDEEQENLLQSAAVQPKRRRLELETTVNLPNMRRLPLLSSTPAAPLAAATSSSTSQMYKSGSQLAPHRRNHLNLYSSLRQREPAYNFFTGNEAAEGSTGDLPHSIRRSLNIPFGGSSNATSHNSLSSLPNHKRPSLIGQRTDRRDLTMDETGIGLAISSEDHINHLLRISRTNNNTSNNNNNNNNVIKSKSRRTELSVAAGAGGDSQSESDMNEYHNNGEGHDGLRPSHHNSNSNLEFYGNLQSSKSIFNRSNSAAQPSHRNSTWSLNSLNQRRRFNASIYGSTSALSDSRLLSRSASNSGSASASSSPFYQGRTTFGGNSANNRIFSRSNLSSSAASSTLALNSAGSSPAHPLQGSLTGGIGYGMKAVDMRPSDSASLSETSVGHGGSKNPGSGLSNTTLRILNLLDSYSTPLIDAKRMGSTLKEHQSSRQLRQGTSATPYSCTMNASRNVPVPNLANELAELRSNKLLVPTMQQLLERRRLHRVTQNSRDVVHSQSIRVRTENNQEKPKQPVPYVAPIDQPASHSHHTNKMRSRLSHQTRNKEPRTEQEEAPPPLDLPQISFPDMASAPKFDLVIKPTVPVVSKPSSTVPIPSSKSSSSNLSTTKSKLLQQCFLAKPQPAAPFVNFSANGNVSAISKPTGRTFTFSAPTPLTHLQENCIAKPKISRKYTFPAPASLDDVITTKQSQPTINGTPSLGFGEQFKKSSKEWECDTCMVRNKPEANKCVACETAKPGASAASAQAPPPTAAIVAQSFGGFGDRFKKSSTAWDCDACMLSNKAEASKCIACETPRKTAAPKVNSFTPLITNAKSNEWECSVCLVRNKVEVSKCVACESAKPGAVPTFGNLGVVPPRMATDGFGDRFKKSSAAWECDACMLSNKAEASKCIACETPRKSAAPTVNSFPTINNNVSVGFGLAFKPKPNTWECQSCLVMNKSGVAECVACQTPNSQARSNNSESARSPSSCFSSTSSSVSSSGSSSGSSSGSSSGSVASGSIVSISSTNESSMYGCKPGLASKVPKQDAAFQQLVAAQKTASWDCDACMAQNDMSRTSCICCEQLKPGASSLAATSTTISSGSGSSGTANSAAISVPKFSFGFATVKEVVKPAVETTTPAPAPTQFSFGVSQSNQGKDVADSKKTEAPKTFSFGVSKVEQPKTVSFKTDIKETTATSSSEATAPAAAPALQDVFKAPTTATTASSITTTTSTTSTTPALGGFSFGAPSSSSTVSSSTASTSANPTAVKPMFSFSGAGSAVSSTSSQQPAAKAPTLSFGVSSSTVTTTTTSTTALAFTPASTPAPAAATTAPAPGGGFSFGSQSKPASTQNTGTFFFGQTTAAAPPTPANSSVSSIFGAAVSTTANSSSSVSATTSTTNSIAPSFASTSTPQVFGNWGENKTETTTSSAVNPFTFGASSGSGTTATSSFGWSSNGAAAKSNSIAVTSAAVPSTSASTITNSIFLSSPMFGLSSSNTTRTTSLPFGSTATTTTAATPAAGSLGGNGVLPAVFGNVGNSLVAAGTPAATTPAATAAAPLASIFCNPTPIAAAAPVFGSGSTITSGGFGAAAAATAVPGAFNFGGATAATPAASSAPFNFGSSTNEPLAKPAFNFTGSAASSTAPAPTYNFSANTAATNLSSGDSQPRIFQFGGPQPAASNPASGVGGASNSSAGGMPMYNFAAGAPQMQLQSASRRQFGAEFPDGTPQNPRSRAPSAAPVEMASQSAIKIANACTEAAVGLGLGLWVPVGRTARAVEASMVDGEKQNTRDTGGNSRIKGAVHRQNRQELLIQGSSKMFKDKRQPPSLNKYRYVRRDSRHAETKAVSSSRIKGRIIGEQNPAEGVGDHVSQFTFTPIPQWTTQNETNGGDVLTCTPTTGDQEDNQTGGQAAESRSQERIVVRSQYKIVRRRSDSWTPNPKPPSDSQNPD